The following is a genomic window from Dama dama isolate Ldn47 chromosome 4, ASM3311817v1, whole genome shotgun sequence.
ACCATCCCTCAACTGCATAAAGTCTGCAGCAGCTGACAGGTTTTCCCAAGAGAACCGGGTTCTTGGTCTCCATTCTGAATGCTCAGTGTTCTTGGATTTACAGCTCAGGCAGGTTTCTGTTGCAATGCCCACGCccagtagtctctgctttttagcccTCTTGTTCAACCGTTCCTGGGGAAGAGGCAGTGAAAAGGGTGTTGGGTCACTAGAGGTGCCCCCTGCTACTGTGTGCATGATCCTCACCAGGAGGGGGAGTGTGATGCCAGGGAAAGTGTGGGAAAGTCCCTTGTTGGGCTCTGTGCGGGAGTTGACTGTTCTGCATCCCTCCTGAGACAGTGGGACTGTCTGTTCCACATGGTGAGGTCCTCCCTATGTGTGTGGTTGGGACACAGGAATGGGCTGTGTTGACTCTAAGTGCTAAACAGCATGTTTTCCACTTTCTTGATACCCATCTGAAGACTCCTGTTGCCTGAGGAcgcccagaagaggagggaggggaaaaagcAGGAGTCAGGCATGGCTCTTTCTCAGGTAAGGTCATATTCTCAGTGGATTCTCAGTCTGTCCTTCCTGAAATACCCATCTTTGGACTCACTAATCTTCTCTGACTCTGGAGTATCCTGTCTCACACCTTTACATGCACACTCATCAGAGACCTTCCCTCAGGGTCTGTTGTCCTCACTTAGATCCCGCCTCCCCATGACCCGGTGACCTGGCCCTTGTGAGGAGGCTCCCCTGGACACCGTCCTGGACAGGGCTTCTCACCCACAGGTTGGAGACGGGGTCTCAGTGCTGTTGAGCAGCAGGGATTGCTTAGGGCCCATCTGGGTGTGCTGTCTGCTCTCTGTCAACCAGGGTAAGGAAGCTGCAGGTAGATGTCAGGTATTAACATGCACAGTACGTTGTAAAATATGGATAGGGGCCACTAAGGTGAAATCAGTTCTGACTTTGTGTAGTACATTTAAAAGTAATTGAGCCTCCTTGAAAATCTTAAGGATTTGGGAATGGAAcggaaagatcagaaagagacttCAGGGCTAGGGTATGTTTCATTATATCATCTAATTGAAACTATGaaatcagcatttttaaaaaaatttattttctggctACATGATGCAGCTAgtggagtcttagttccctgagtaggaattgaacctgaaaCCATGCGATAGAATATGAGTACTTAACCACTTGACCTCCAGGAAATTCCCCAACTCTCCTAATCTCAATGCAATATTTTGTTCATggaataaaaagataaactttGGTTTTTGTTAATAACTGGATACCTAACTTTAAGGATTAaatcattttactattttttaaatatatttatttgttgtactggctcttcattgctgtagTTGTTTTTATCTAGTTCTGTGTAgtggccactctctagttgctgtgtgcgggcattgtggtggcttctctcatcttgtagcacaggctctagaggaggctggcttcagtagtttcaccttctgggctctagagcctggcTCAGAAATtgaggctcatgggcttagttacctCTTGACATATGGGATCGTACTGgagcagggatcaaagccatgtctcttgcactggccaatggattctttaccactttgctaccagggaagccctcatattaCCTTTAAATAGATGTTATGTTATGAAGATTGTAGTTGGAGTCTTTTATATGTTACTTTATGCTTAtactactttttattattttgaactaGTATAAAATAATGTTGAGGAGTCCTCCTAGTACAGTGgagaagaatgtgcctgccaaagTAGGCTTCACAGTTCCACCCTatgtccaggaagatccctcaaagcaactaagcccatgtggcacaactactgagcctgtgctctagagcccgggaccATCACTCCTGAAGTcctcacactctagagcctgtgctccaaaacaagagaaagcactgccgtgagaagcccatacactgcagcctcaactggagaaagcctgctcacagcaacgaagacccagcataaccaaaataaataagctttAGGGAAGAAATAGATTGTTGACATACTTACTGAAGTGCAATTGATTCATTTTTAATGTCCCAGAGATGGGGAAATATACATGCTTAAAATGTAAATGGGAGTGTCATCCCAGAATGTGTCAAAAGGCAACTGTTTccagaagagaatggccaccccctccagtattcttgcctgggaaatcctgtggacagaggagacttgcaggctacagtccatggggttgcaaagactttgacatgactgagcaactgatcagcAACCTCCACACTCAGTCAAGTGAGCTCTTAAAAACAAATCTAAGTGTCTAACTTTCCTCCGGCAGATTCTTCAATGGCTTCCAGTAGCTTTTGGAATAAAGTCCTAAATCTACAGACCTTGCAGAACCTTTCAGAAATCAGCCTCTACCTGACATCACCCCTCTTTATTCCCTACATTGCAGTCACACTGGCTGACTTTCTGTTCACTGAATATCTTCCTGCCTCAGAGTCAGCACACAGGCTGTTCTCTCTGCTTGCCTCACTTTTGTATTTTCCATCTTGCCAATCTTAAGTGTTTCTTCCTCACAGAGACCTTGTCTGACTTCTCAATGTAGGTCAAGACTTTCTGTTAAATCTTCCCTTATCACCAGGCCTGTTTCAGAGCACTTATTACAGTAGTAATGTTAAAATTATGGATATAATTGGCTGACTGGCTGCTGGATTGTAAGCTCCATcatgttcactgctgtattccaAGTTGGGGCACAGAGTTGTTGCTCAATAAATTTTgattgaatgaaagaaaaaactgtaaagaCAGGTCTTCCTTGTTTCAACCAGTTGTGTGTTtacatgtgcatgcatgagtGCATGGTTATGTAACTCCATGGTTTTATTACAAAGCATCATGTCTTAAATATGTTTTATGCTTTGTAGCAGTTGTGCTTGTATCTTAAGTGTATTCCATGACCTTAAGTTTTTTCTACCTCATCACATGATTGATGGAAATAGTAGTAAGATTATTGACATGTTGTGGGTTTGGTGGGAGAGGGCGACCCTATACAGTGACTATTTATACTGTTCCATTGCATTTCAGTTGTCTTTTTCTTGTTTAAGGTATTCTCAGGGAACTCTTTGTGCATGCACTTTCCTGCTCTGTTACTTAGCTTTTTATTCTTTGTCAGGCTTAACCACCTGACCTCAAGGGCTGTTGCCTCATTTCTTAACTTGCTGATGAGTGATTTCTTAGAGTGACTGAGTTTTCTCCCCATAAGATGGACACAGATCTTTCTCTAATGTGGTTTTATGTTGACGACAAGATCATATGTGTAAAGTGTTTAGAATAATGTTTAGTGTGTAGGATGTGTTGAAACCCCTATAGTCAGTGTGATAGTGTCATCATCTTCACAATGTAAGATCTGGTGTTCTTTTAAAGCCGCTGTGGACTTGTCATCTCTAAAGATACCATTCTTGTTGTAACTCAGCTAGATATTAAATGTCACCCAATGTGTAAAATGTAACCCTTCTACAGGGGCAACTCATTGTTACAGGGGCAACTCATTGTTGAATgttatttgtatgtttttcatGTATTGTCCACACAAATGACAAGTTCATGTCGATTGGAGTATATCATAGTCTTAAGAGAAAACAGGAAATTAGAGACCAACAGTGTGTTCCAAATAGCTTTTAATAGATCTATCAGAATATTACTTCCACTGAATTGAACCTTATCCCTCTCACTTATTCTCCTTTTGTGTAAAAATAAGAAGCCTCCTTAGCACCTGTTAGTGAAATGCGCTTTCATTTCAGACTCAGTTGACCATCAAGGATGTGAACATCAGGTTCACTCCAGAGGAGTGGGAGTGCCTGGACcctgctcagagggccttgtacCGGTACGTGATGGAGGAGACCTACAGGAATCTGCTGTCTGTGGGTGAGGATCTCTTCCCTGTGAAGTTGGAATCTGGTTTGGGGTATCTCTGCATTTTCCCTCTGTGTCTCTTGGGAGCCCCTGTTTCGCTTGACTGAGTTCACAGCCTTGTAGATTCAGAGGTGGAAAAGCTTTGTGATTGGCATCAGGAGTATAAGCTTGTCCTTTCTTCAGGTGCTCTGCCCACTGTGATACACAAGGAGTTTTTCCACAGCTTGAGCATTTGTTAAGCTGATTTCAAACTTTGAAATATCCAAATCCCTTTTCCTTCCCCTGTGTTCTTGGTTCAGTATTTCTTCAAAAGTAATTACatatctgcatgtgtgtgtgctctgtcactgtggtcatatctgactctttggaacccaatggaccacagcccaccaggctgtttgttggtggaattctcccggcaagaatactggagcgggttgccctgcccttgtccacagggatcttccccatgcaGGGATTGTCTGCATATTCCTATATTTTATAAGACTGATAGTAAATTAATTTGTGAAGAGCTTTTCTCTCTGTCTATAATGTCCTCATTTCTTGGCTGATGAAAGAGCTGTGACTCTacccctgccaattcaggagacaggggttcaatccctggtctgggaagatcccacatgtcacagagcagttaagcttgtgtgccacagctgctgaaccAGCACTCTAGAGACCAGAAgctgcaagtactgagcccacaggGGACAACTTCTGAAGGCCATGCACCcaagagaaaccacagcaaaTGAGAAGTGGAGCACTGTAACTGGAGATTAACCCCCAGTTGCCAAACCTCGAGTAATGCCCAAGCAGCAATGAGCACTCACCATaaccaatataaataaatgaataaacagaagtGTTGAAAGTAACATACATTAGTTAAAAAGGAGAGGTTGGATTTTGGAAGAAGTCACAGTACATGGCATTTCATCTGAGCAAGAATTTCTGTATCTGATCTGAATCTTACCTCTTTTTTTGTAGCAGAGGAAGATCCCTGGATTGTGTAGAATGAGGTGCAAATGTCTGGAAACCAGATGAGTTGTAAGGTATCAACAGTGTGATCAGAGGTCAGATCTCACAAGGACAAGAGAGGAAGCCACACCATTCATAGTGTTTGGGAAGCTCCAAATGGGAAGTTCTGTGGGAAAACAGATGTTTAGTGTTTGTGAACTCTCACAGGAAATTTTTCTTCTGCCCAGCTTCCTCCTACATTCTTTAACGTGTGAAATGTATACCACCTTCCAGTGGTGCTGTGTCACCCAAAGACCCAAAGGCAgagtcttttctttttggctgtactggatctTTATTGCTCTACATTCTTTTCTCAATTTGAGGCGAGCAGCaggtactctctagttgcagggcccATGGCttatcattgcagtggcttctcttgctgtgaaaCATGGGCTCtagcctgtccatcaccaactcccagagcttgtttaaAGTCGTGTccctcgagttggtgatgccatccaaccatctcatcctctgtcatccccttctcccaccttcagtctttcccagcgtgagggtctgttccaatgagtcatctctttgtgttaggtggccaaactattggagcttcagcttcagcatcagtccttccaatggatattcaggactgatttcctttaggatggactggtttgattttattGTCCAAGGAaatctcaaagagtcttctccaacaccacagtttaaaagcatcagttcttcagcactcagctttctttatggtccaaatctcacatccgtacatgactactggaaaaatcatagctttgcccACACAGACCTTTATTGGAAAAGCAGTCTcttcattttaatatgctgtataaatTGAGGAtcatcttgatcactgtctcctgtacagtgtgacaaacctcagtccatagttcttcaggcactctatcagatctaatcccttgaatctgtttgtcaccttcagtgtataatcgtaagggatttggtttaggtcatacctgaatggtctagtggttttccttactttcttcagtttaagtttgaatttagcaataaggagttcatgatttgagcctcagtcagctcctggtcttgtttttgctgattactgtgtagagcttctccttcctcggctgcaaaggatataatctatcttattttggtattgaccatctggtgatgtccatgtgtaaattcgtctcttctgttgttggaacagggtgtttgctgtgaccagtgcctttcttggcaaaactctgttagcccttgccctgctttattctgtactccaagtccAAGCTTtcctgtcactccaggtatctcctgacttcctacttttgcattccagttccctatggtgcaagggaaatttatttttagtgttagttctcaaaggtcttgtaggtcttcatagaacctttcaacttcggcttcttcggTATTAATGGTTGGGGCATTGACTTGGATAACAGCAattttgaatgatttgccttagaaacgaacagagatcaatGCCTTTATTGTTTCTTATGTTTTAAAGATCATGTTTGGGAATATTCATAATTTTGTTCAGGATGGGTATGAGTTTTGGTATCATGTGttcaacataaaataatttatttatgaatTGTAATTAGTAGGATACCTGCAGTTCTTTGTATCTTGTAGATACGTCTCAAATACATATGGTCAAGAAAttccaaggaaaaagaaacagtggaaaaggAGAAATTACTCAAAAAGTGATGTTGGGAAGAGCTGAAAGCCATGAAATCAAAGATGACTTCCTCGGGAAGATACAGGAAGCTATACATGATTTTGAGAGTCTGTGGACAGGTAATGAAAGAAATGACAAAGGAATGTCTATATCCCATAACAGAAATCTCACTGATGGAAGAGATCAGAGTAGAAATGATACAGGAAATAAGTCTGTTGAAAGGCATGAATCAAGCTTTCAAGATGAATTGCAGATAGTTCAATCTGAAGGAACAATTTTTGAATGTAGTCAAGTTGTGACGAATATCAACAGTAGCGCCTCAGGTTTGCCACCTCAGAGAACTCGTGTCCACAGAGGCATTTCTCATAAACATGAGAGTGCTGTCACACATCCCTCAGAACAGGCACCAGACCAGGAAGCATACAAGAAAAACCCTAATGAGTGTGACTCAACCTTTCTTCAGGACTCAAAACTCCCTAGACAGGAAAGAATCCATATAGGAAGGAAACCATATAAAAGTGACatatgtggcaaggcctttaatgATAATGCAACCCATGCAGTTCATCGGAGAAATaatacaggagagaaaccatataaatgtgatgtatgtggccaCTGCTTTAAACAGAATATACACCTTCAAAATCATTGGataattcacactggagagaaaccatataaatgtgatgtgtgtggctgCTGCATTAAACGAAATACATCTCTTCAAGTTCATCgcagagttcatactggagagagacCATATAAATGTAATGTTTGTGGCCACTGCTTTAAACAGAATACACACCTTCAAAATCATCAGataattcacactggagagaaaccatataaatgtgatttgTGTGGAAAGGCCTTTAGTCGAAAAGCAAGCCATACAGTTCATCAGAcccttcatactggagagaaaccatataaatatgAAGTATGTGGCCATGGCTATACTTAAAAGTCACAACTTGTAGTTCATCGGAGAGTTCATATTGGcgagaagccatataaatgtgatgtgtgtggcaaggcctttagtGTAAATGCAAGCCTTTCAGTTCATCgaagaattcatactggagagaatccttataaatgtgatgtatgtggccgTGGCTTTACTGAAAAGGGATATGTTGGAATTCATCGGAGAGTTCATACTAGgcagaaaccttacaaatgtaacGATTGTGACGAAAGTTTCAGTACACGGTCATCCTTAACTAAACAACAGGCAGTTCATAACAGGAGAGAAAGCATGTAAATGTACTTTATGTGACAAAGTCTTCAGTTCCAGGCATTACTTTGCAGTTCATCAGAGAACTCATACTGCAAAGAGACCAtgtaaatgtgatgtgtgtggaaaggccttttctctctctctctctttctctctagttGGAAAGCAAGCCATGCGCTTCATCAGATTCTTCATACTGGAgataaaccatataaatgtgatgtatgtggccaTGGTTATAGTCGAAGCACAGAACTTGCAATTCATCAGAGGGTTCACACTGGAGACAAACCATATCAATGTGATGTACGTGGCAAGGCCTTTAGTATAAATGGAAACCTTCCACTTCATCGggaaattcatactggagagaaaccttacaaatgtaacAGTTGTGACAAACATTTTAGTGCACCATCATCCTTAATTCGCCATTAGGCAGTTCATATAAAAGAGAAAGCATAGAAATGTAATTTTGTGGAAGAGTCTTCAGTTCCAGCTCTTACTTTGCAGTTCATCAGAGAACTCATATTGGAG
Proteins encoded in this region:
- the LOC133054776 gene encoding zinc finger protein 347-like, whose amino-acid sequence is MALSQTQLTIKDVNIRFTPEEWECLDPAQRALYRYVMEETYRNLLSVDTSQIHMVKKFQGKRNSGKGEITQKVMLGRAESHEIKDDFLGKIQEAIHDFESLWTGNERNDKGMSISHNRNLTDGRDQSRNDTGNKSVERHESSFQDELQIVQSEGTIFECSQVVTNINSSASGLPPQRTRVHRGISHKHESAVTHPSEQAPDQEAYKKNPNECDSTFLQDSKLPRQERIHIGRKPYKSDICGKAFNDNATHAVHRRNNTGEKPYKCDVCGHCFKQNIHLQNHWIIHTGEKPYKCDVCGCCIKRNTSLQVHRRVHTGERPYKCNVCGHCFKQNTHLQNHQIIHTGEKPYKCDLCGKAFSRKASHTVHQTLHTGEKPYKYEVCGHGYT